One segment of Solanum stenotomum isolate F172 chromosome 1, ASM1918654v1, whole genome shotgun sequence DNA contains the following:
- the LOC125848581 gene encoding F-box/kelch-repeat protein At1g55270-like, with protein MDQTIERSSNAHRGFRVQPPLVDSVSCYCNVDSGLKTVAGARKFVPGSKLCIQSDISSHAHKSKNSRRERSRVQPPLLPSLPDDLAIACLVRVPRVELSKLRLVCKRWYRLLAGNFFYSQRKSLGMAEEWVYVVKRDRDGRISWHAFDPTYQLWQPLPPVPGDYSEALGFGCAVLSGCHLYLFGGKDPIKGSMRRVIFYNARTNRWQRAPDMLRKRHFFGSCVINNCLYVAGGECEGIQRTLRSAEVYDPNRKRWSFIADMSTAMVPFIGVVYDGKWFIKGLGSHREVLSEAYNPDTNAWSPVNNRMVAGWRNPSISMNGCLYALDCRDGCKLRVYDESTQSWIRFIDSKLHLGSSRALEAAALVPLNGKLCIIRNNMSISIIDVLSPDKRVETNPHLWENIAGKGHFRTMFTNLWSSIAGRAGLKSHIVHCQVLQV; from the exons ATGGACCAAACAATTGAAAGGTCTTCAAATGCACATAGGGGTTTTCGAGTTCAGCCTCCACTG GTTGATTCTGTATCATGCTATTGCAATGTTGATTCGGGCTTAAAGACAGTTGCTGGGGCAAGAAAATTTGTCCCAGGTTCAAAACTTTGTATCCAGTCAGACATCAGTTCTCATGCACACAAAAGTAAAAACTCTCGAAGGGAGAGGTCAAGAGTGCAGCCACCTCTTCTGCCTAGCCTACCTGATGATCTTGCAATTGCTTGTCTAGTACGTGTTCCTCGTGTTGAACTTAGCAAGCTCCGTCTAGTTTGCAAAAGATGGTATAGGCTTCTTGCTGGTAACTTCTTTTACTCTCAAAGGAAGAGTCTTGGAATGGCTGAAGAGTGGGTATATGTGGTTAAAAGAGATCGTGATGGACGGATTTCATGGCATGCATTTGACCCAACTTACCAACTTTGGCAGCCACTTCCACCTGTTCCAGGGGATTATAGTGAAGCCCTTGGATTTGGTTGTGCTGTTCTTAGTGGTTGCCATCTTTATTTGTTTGGAGGGAAAGATCCAATCAAGGGGTCTATGCGAAGGGTAATCTTTTACAATGCTCGAACAAATAGATGGCAGAGGGCACCAGACATGCTCCGCAAACGCCATTTCTTTGGCTCTTGTGTAATTAATAATTGTCTTTATGTTGCTGGTGGAGAATGTGAAGGAATACAGAGGACTCTTCGTTCAGCTGAAGTTTATGACCCAAACAGGAAGCGCTGGAGTTTTATTGCTGATATGAGCACAGCTATGGTGCCTTTTATTGGGGTAGTGTATGATGGGAAGTGGTTTATAAAAGGTTTGGGATCCCACAGAGAAGTTCTCAGTGAAGCTTATAACCCTGATACAAATGCATGGAGCCCAGTTAACAACAGGATGGTTGCTGGTTGGCGCAACCCAAGCATCTCCATGAATGGTTGTCTATATGCTTTGGATTGTCGTGATGGGTGCAAACTTAGAGTATATGATGAATCTACTCAGTCATGGATCAGATTTATTGATAGCAAGCTCCACCTTGGAAGTTCTCGTGCTTTGGAAGCTGCTGCTCTGGTTCCCCTTAATGGTAAACTTTGTATAATTCGTAACAACATGAGCATCAGCATCATTGATGTGTTGAGTCCTGATAAGCGTGTGGAAACTAACCCTCATCTTTGGGAAAACATTGCTGGTAAAGGTCACTTCAGAACTATGTTCACAAATTTATGGTCAAGTATCGCAGGACGAGCAGGTTTGAAGAGTCATATTGTGCACTGTCAGGTTTTACAAGTTTGA